One part of the Gossypium raimondii isolate GPD5lz chromosome 1, ASM2569854v1, whole genome shotgun sequence genome encodes these proteins:
- the LOC105773102 gene encoding serine/threonine-protein kinase SRK2E isoform X1, which produces MDRPAMGAGMDLPIMHDSDRYELVKDIGSGNFGVARLMRDKHTDELVAVKYIERGEKIDENVQREIINHRSLRHPNIIRFKEVILTPTHLAIVMEYAAGGELFERICNAGRFSEDEARFFFQQLISGVSYCHSMQVCHRDLKLENTLLDGSPAPRLKICDFGYSKSSLLHSQPKSTVGTPAYIAPEVLLKKEYDGKVADVWSCGVTIYVMLVGAYPFEDPEDPRNFHKTIHRIIHVQYSIPDYVHISPECRHLISRIFVADPAKRISIPEIKNHEWFLKNLPADLMDENSMNDQFEEPDQPMQSVDEIMQIISEATIPATNMNNLDSYLTGSLDPDDDMEDLDNDSELDIDSSGELIYAM; this is translated from the exons ATGGATCGACCAGCAATGGGAGCTGGGATGGATTTGCCAATTATGCATGATAGTGATCGTTATGAATTGGTTAAAGATATTGGTTCAGGGAATTTTGGGGTTGCTAGGTTGATGAGAGATAAACATACTGATGAGCTCGTTGCTGTTAAGTATATCGAGAGAGGTGAGAAG ATAGATGAAAATGTACAAAGGGAAATTATCAATCATAGGTCTCTAAGGCATCCGAATATCATTCGGTTCAAAGAG GTCATATTAACACCAACACATCTAGCTATTGTGATGGAATATGCTGCTGGAGGAGAGTTGTTTGAACGGATATGTAATGCAGGCCGGTTTAGTGAAGATGAG GCTCGGTTTTTCTTTCAACAGCTTATATCAGGAGTGAGTTACTGCCATTCAATG CAAGTATGCCACCGGGACTTGAAATTGGAGAACACATTACTGGACGGGAGTCCAGCTCCTCGTTTGAAGATTTGTGACTTCGGGTATTCCAAG TCCTCGTTATTACATTCTCAACCGAAATCGACAGTCGGAACTCCAGCTTATATTGCCCCCGAAGTGTTACTCAAGAAAGAATACGACGGAAAG GTTGCAGATGTCTGGTCTTGTGGGGTAACCATATATGTTATGTTGGTCGGAGCATATCCGTTCGAAGACCCCGAGGATCCAAGAAACTTCCACAAAACAATACAT CGGATTATACATGTCCAGTACTCAATCCCGGATTACGTCCATATATCCCCCGAGTGCCGTCATCTGATCTCGAGGATTTTTGTTGCTGACCCGGCAAAG AGGATATCCATTCCTGAAATTAAGAATCATGAGTGGTTTCTAAAGAACTTACCAGCAGATCTCATGGATGAGAACTCGATGAACGACCAGTTCGAAGAACCCGATCAACCTATGCAAAGTGTTGACGAGATAATGCAGATCATTTCTGAAGCTACTATCCCTGCAACGAATATGAATAATCTCGATTCTTATTTGACCGGTAGCTTGGACCCTGATGATGATATGGAAGACCTCGATAATGATTCCGAACTAGATATTGATAGCAGTGGTGAGTTAATATATGCGATGTGA
- the LOC105773102 gene encoding serine/threonine-protein kinase SRK2E isoform X2: MSSLLLSISREIDENVQREIINHRSLRHPNIIRFKEVILTPTHLAIVMEYAAGGELFERICNAGRFSEDEARFFFQQLISGVSYCHSMQVCHRDLKLENTLLDGSPAPRLKICDFGYSKSSLLHSQPKSTVGTPAYIAPEVLLKKEYDGKVADVWSCGVTIYVMLVGAYPFEDPEDPRNFHKTIHRIIHVQYSIPDYVHISPECRHLISRIFVADPAKRISIPEIKNHEWFLKNLPADLMDENSMNDQFEEPDQPMQSVDEIMQIISEATIPATNMNNLDSYLTGSLDPDDDMEDLDNDSELDIDSSGELIYAM, from the exons ATGAGCTCGTTGCTGTTAAGTATATCGAGAGAG ATAGATGAAAATGTACAAAGGGAAATTATCAATCATAGGTCTCTAAGGCATCCGAATATCATTCGGTTCAAAGAG GTCATATTAACACCAACACATCTAGCTATTGTGATGGAATATGCTGCTGGAGGAGAGTTGTTTGAACGGATATGTAATGCAGGCCGGTTTAGTGAAGATGAG GCTCGGTTTTTCTTTCAACAGCTTATATCAGGAGTGAGTTACTGCCATTCAATG CAAGTATGCCACCGGGACTTGAAATTGGAGAACACATTACTGGACGGGAGTCCAGCTCCTCGTTTGAAGATTTGTGACTTCGGGTATTCCAAG TCCTCGTTATTACATTCTCAACCGAAATCGACAGTCGGAACTCCAGCTTATATTGCCCCCGAAGTGTTACTCAAGAAAGAATACGACGGAAAG GTTGCAGATGTCTGGTCTTGTGGGGTAACCATATATGTTATGTTGGTCGGAGCATATCCGTTCGAAGACCCCGAGGATCCAAGAAACTTCCACAAAACAATACAT CGGATTATACATGTCCAGTACTCAATCCCGGATTACGTCCATATATCCCCCGAGTGCCGTCATCTGATCTCGAGGATTTTTGTTGCTGACCCGGCAAAG AGGATATCCATTCCTGAAATTAAGAATCATGAGTGGTTTCTAAAGAACTTACCAGCAGATCTCATGGATGAGAACTCGATGAACGACCAGTTCGAAGAACCCGATCAACCTATGCAAAGTGTTGACGAGATAATGCAGATCATTTCTGAAGCTACTATCCCTGCAACGAATATGAATAATCTCGATTCTTATTTGACCGGTAGCTTGGACCCTGATGATGATATGGAAGACCTCGATAATGATTCCGAACTAGATATTGATAGCAGTGGTGAGTTAATATATGCGATGTGA
- the LOC105773123 gene encoding pentatricopeptide repeat-containing protein At2g15820, chloroplastic: MDVQQMIVAANKAQCFVSPPLSTLIITINTPSLNPNTPAKTPMRTSLSFLRLFRPLSRPQTVLFRPLIPRYAAPRFSPSFSRHFSVSSAPFSASAVGFVEKEREEEERWDFSDNETEAKLVFEDNDGVFADNDMKHLVAPEIEVKELDELPEQWRRSKLAWLCKELPAHKAGTLVRILNAQRKWLKQEDATYLAVHCMRIRENETGFRVYKWMMQQHWYRFDFALATKLADYMGKERKFTKCREIFDDIINQGRVPSESTFHILIVAYLSTPVQGCLDEACGIYNRMIQLGGYQPRLSLHNSLFRALLNRPGGSSKYYLKQAEFIFHNLETCGLEMQKEIYTGLIWLHSYQDTVDKERIKLLRKMMRESGMEEGKEVLISILRACSKDGDVEEAERTWIKLLGSNDSIPSQAFVYKMEVYSKVGEITKSLEVFREMKKCLGYTSIASYHKIIEVLCESEQMDLAESFMKELIESGMKPLMPSYIKLTDTYLRLNYHDKLESTFLECLEKCRPNRTIYSIYLSSLVKVGNLGKAEEIFNHMGENVTIGVNAKSCNTILYGYLSSGDNSKAEKIYDLMCQKKFEIESPLMEKLESVLRSSRKEVKKPVSLKLSKEQREILMGLLLGGLRIDSDEERKNHMIRFEFNPSSIPHSILKRHIHDQYHEWLHPSSKLTAGNGDIPHKFNTISHSYFGFYADQFWPKGQPVIPKLIHRWLSPIVLAYWYMYGGYRTSAGDILLKLKGSSEGVKKVVKTLKSKSLNCRVKRKGRVFWIGFLRTDSMWFWKLVEPYVLDELKDFLKAGSETADDCAVKSRDINFDSASDSDEKGSSDYSEDDNP, encoded by the exons ATGGATGTGCAGCAAATGATAGTAGCAGCAAACAAAGCTCAATGCTTCGTTTCCCCGCCTCTTTCAACCCTCATAATCACCATCAATACCCCTTCTTTAAACCCTAATACACCCGCCAAAACCCCCATGCGCACTTCCCTCTCTTTCCTCCGCCTCTTCCGCCCTCTTTCCCGCCCTCAAACCGTCCTTTTCCGCCCCCTCATCCCTCGCTACGCCGCGCCTCGGTTTTCCCCTTCTTTTTCCCGCCACTTCAGTGTATCTTCCGCCCCATTCTCAGCCTCCGCCGTTGGTTTCGTTGAAAAGGAaagggaagaagaagagagGTGGGATTTCTCCGACAACGAAACCGAAGCGAAACTCGTTTTCGAAGACAATGATGGGGTTTTCGCGGATAACGATATGAAGCACTTGGTGGCACCGGAGATCGAGGTTAAGGAACTAGACGAGTTGCCGGAGCAGTGGCGAAGGTCAAAGCTCGCTTGGCTTTGCAAAGAGTTGCCGGCTCATAAGGCGGGAACCTTGGTTAGGATCTTGAATGCGCAAAGGAAGTGGCTCAAGCAAGAGGATGCTACTTACTTGGCTGTTCATTGTATGAGAATTCGAGAAAATGAAACTGGTTTCAGG GTCTATAAGTGGATGATGCAGCAGCATTGGTATCGATTCGATTTTGCTCTTGCTACCAAGCTAGCAGATTACATGGGGAAGGAGAGGAAGTTTACGAAATGTCGGGAGATATTCGATGATATCATCAACCAGGGACGTGTGCCTAGTGAGTCTACGTTTCATATTCTGATTGTTGCATATCTTAGTACACCGGTTCAAGGTTGTTTAGACGAGGCTTGCGGTATTTACAATCGTATGATTCAGTTAGGAGGATACCAACCACGTCTTAGCTTACATAACTCGCTTTTCCGAGCTCTTTTAAACAGACCGGGAGGTTCTTCGAAATATTACTTAAAGCAAGCCGAGTttatctttcacaatttagaaACATGTGGTTTAGAGATGCAAAAAGAAATCTATACTGGCCTAATTTGGTTGCATAGCTATCAAGATACAGTGGATAAAGAAAGGATAAAATTGTTGAGGAAAATGATGCGAGAATCGGGTatggaagaaggaaaagaagtgCTCATTTCGATATTGAGAGCTTGTTCGAAGGATGGGGATGTTGAAGAAGCCGAAAGAACTTGGATCAAACTACTCGGTTCCAATGATAGTATCCCTTCTCAAGCTTTTGTTTATAAAATGGAAGTTTATTCAAAGGTTGGGGAAATTACGAAATCTTTGGAGGTATTCCGGGAGATGAAAAAGTGTTTGGGGTATACTAGCATCGCATCATACCACAAAATTATAGAGGTATTATGTGAATCCGAGCAAATGGACCTTGCTGAATCGTTCATGAAGGAACTCATTGAGAGTGGTATGAAGCCACTTATGCCATCGTACATCAAGCTAACAGATACATACCTCCGGTTGAACTATCACGATAAGCTCGAGTCGACCTTTTTAGAGTGCCTTGAGAAATGCCGACCGAATCGTACTATTTATAGTATATACTTGAGCTCGTTGGTGAAAGTTGGGAATCTCGGCAAAGCAGAGGAAATTTTCAATCACATGGGCGAGAATGTCACAATTGGTGTTAATGCGAAATCATGCAATACCATTTTATATGGATACCTTTCTTCCGGAGATAATTCGAAAGCAGAAAAGATATATGATTTGATGTGCCAGAAGAAATTCGAAATCGAATCTCCGTTGATGGAAAAGTTGGAAAGTGTCCTTAGATCGAGCCGGAAAGAGGTTAAGAAACCCGTGAGTTTAAAGCTAAGCAAAGAACAACGAGAGATTTTAATGGGGTTGCTTTTAGGCGGTTTACGGATAGACTCGGATGAAGAGAGAAAGAACCACATGATACGGTTCGAGTTTAATCCAAGTTCCATCCCACATTCTATTTTAAAGAGACATATTCACGATCAATACCACGAGTGGTTACATCCTTCGAGTAAGCTAACTGCTGGTAATGGTGATATCCCGCACAAGTTCAATACCATTTCACACTCGTATTTCGGTTTCTATGCGGACCAGTTTTGGCCAAAGGGTCAACCTGTGATCCCAAAGCTAATACACCGGTGGCTGTCTCCGATTGTACTTGCATACTGGTATATGTACGGGGGCTACAGAACATCAGCCGGGGATATCCTTTTGAAACTGAAAGGGAGCAGCGAAGGCGTCAAGAAAGTGGTGAAAACGTTGAAATCAAAATCCTTGAATTGCCGAGTGAAGCGAAAAGGGAGAGTGTTTTGGATCGGATTTCTCAGGACAGATTCAATGTGGTTCTGGAAACTGGTGGAACCATACGTCTTAGATGAGTTGAAAGATTTTCTCAAAGCAGGCAGCGAAACCGCAGATGATTGTGCGGTCAAATCTCGAGACATAAACTTTGACAGTGCATCCGATTCCGATGAAAAGGGTTCTTCCGATTATAGCGAAGATGATAATCCATAA